The Vibrio sp. SNU_ST1 genome has a segment encoding these proteins:
- a CDS encoding type II secretion system F family protein produces MSTKLQSPLKNYHWKGINSSGKKVSGQTLALAELEVREKLKDQHIQIKKIKKKSISAVTRLTHRVKAKDITILTRQLATMLATGVPIVQAIKLVSDNHRKAEMKSILLHICRGVEAGTPISKAMRTASTHFDDLYTDLVATGELSGNLAQVFERLATYREKSEQLKSKVIKALIYPTMVVAVALTVSYLMLTMVIPEFESMFSGFGADLPWFTQQVLSLSHWVQAYSLYAAVGIGLVTLFTYQLRQRYYSIRLSFSRLGLRLPILGGVLAKASIAKFSRTLSTSFSSGIPILTSLKTTAKTAGNLHYEAAIIEVHRETAAGMPMYIAMRNTDAFPEMVLQMVMIGEESGNLDDMLNKIASIYEFEVDNTVDNLGKILEPLIIVFLGTAIGGLVVAMYLPIFNLMSVLG; encoded by the coding sequence ATGAGCACTAAACTGCAGTCACCATTAAAAAACTACCACTGGAAAGGCATAAACAGCTCAGGCAAAAAGGTGTCTGGGCAAACCTTGGCACTCGCCGAATTAGAAGTACGAGAAAAGCTCAAAGATCAGCATATTCAGATTAAGAAAATCAAAAAGAAAAGTATCTCAGCCGTCACTCGTTTAACACACCGAGTCAAAGCCAAAGACATCACCATTTTGACTCGACAACTTGCGACCATGCTTGCCACTGGCGTGCCTATCGTTCAGGCCATTAAGCTAGTGTCAGACAATCACCGTAAAGCTGAAATGAAATCAATTCTATTGCACATCTGTCGAGGTGTCGAAGCGGGAACCCCTATATCAAAAGCGATGCGGACGGCAAGCACTCACTTTGATGACTTATACACCGATTTGGTCGCTACTGGCGAGCTTTCCGGAAACCTAGCGCAAGTCTTTGAACGCTTGGCAACCTATAGAGAAAAGAGTGAGCAGCTAAAATCTAAGGTCATAAAAGCATTGATTTACCCCACAATGGTGGTCGCTGTCGCGCTGACTGTCTCTTACTTAATGCTCACCATGGTCATTCCTGAATTTGAATCGATGTTTTCAGGCTTCGGGGCAGACCTCCCTTGGTTTACTCAACAAGTACTCTCCCTTTCGCATTGGGTACAGGCTTACAGTCTTTATGCTGCCGTTGGCATAGGGTTAGTCACATTATTTACCTACCAACTGCGTCAACGGTATTATTCCATTCGTTTATCATTCAGCCGTCTAGGGTTAAGACTTCCTATTCTTGGCGGAGTATTAGCCAAAGCCTCTATCGCCAAATTCAGCCGAACCTTATCAACCAGTTTTAGTTCAGGGATTCCCATTTTAACCAGCCTGAAGACCACAGCTAAAACAGCAGGTAACCTGCATTATGAAGCGGCCATCATCGAAGTTCACCGTGAAACAGCCGCTGGCATGCCGATGTATATCGCGATGCGCAATACCGATGCCTTTCCTGAAATGGTTTTACAGATGGTCATGATAGGAGAAGAGTCCGGTAACCTTGATGACATGCTTAATAAAATCGCATCTATTTATGAATTTGAAGTCGACAACACCGTCGATAATTTAGGTAAGATTCTAGAGCCACTGATCATCGTATTTTTAGGCACCGCTATTGGTGGGCTTGTTGTCGCGATGTACTTACCGATCTTTAATCTTATGAGTGTGTTAGGATAG
- a CDS encoding A24 family peptidase has product MEVFHYYPWLFPVLAFIFSLLIGSFLNVVIHRLPIMMEREWQQECSEYFSQYKIPAPEGKFNLSIPRSACPKCKTQLRIVDNVPVLSWLFLKGKCHSCANPISARYPLVELLTAILCTVVASHFGFSYYAIALIFFTFALIAATFIDLDTMMLPDQITLPLVWSGIALALFNISPVSLQDSVVGAMAGYLALWSVYWLFKLLTGKEGMGYGDFKLLAALGAWLGWQHLPMIILLSSLVGLVFGLIQLRLKQQGIDRAFPFGPYLAIAGWVSLMWGNDIMGWYFTSVLGI; this is encoded by the coding sequence ATGGAAGTATTTCACTACTATCCTTGGCTATTCCCCGTATTAGCTTTCATTTTTAGCCTTCTTATTGGCAGTTTCCTCAACGTAGTCATACACCGTTTACCGATTATGATGGAGCGAGAGTGGCAACAAGAGTGCTCGGAGTATTTCTCTCAATATAAAATTCCAGCGCCAGAGGGGAAGTTCAATCTCAGTATCCCTCGTTCGGCTTGCCCGAAATGTAAAACCCAATTAAGAATCGTCGACAATGTTCCAGTATTAAGCTGGTTGTTCTTGAAAGGTAAGTGTCATAGCTGTGCTAATCCAATCAGTGCTCGCTATCCATTGGTCGAACTGCTGACTGCAATACTATGCACCGTCGTGGCTAGCCACTTTGGTTTCAGTTACTACGCCATTGCTTTGATTTTTTTCACCTTTGCATTGATTGCCGCAACCTTTATCGACTTGGATACCATGATGTTACCTGATCAAATCACCTTACCTTTGGTTTGGTCTGGTATCGCTTTAGCACTGTTTAACATCAGCCCTGTATCGCTTCAAGATTCCGTAGTTGGCGCAATGGCCGGCTACCTAGCTTTGTGGTCGGTTTATTGGTTGTTCAAGCTACTAACAGGCAAAGAAGGCATGGGGTATGGAGATTTCAAACTCCTAGCGGCATTAGGTGCATGGCTGGGTTGGCAACACCTGCCGATGATCATCCTTTTATCTTCACTTGTCGGCCTTGTTTTCGGATTAATTCAGCTTCGCCTGAAACAGCAAGGTATAGATAGAGCCTTCCCATTTGGGCCTTATCTTGCGATTGCAGGTTGGGTAAGTTTGATGTGGGGTAACGACATCATGGGTTGGTATTTCACTTCTGTACTAGGAATTTAA
- the coaE gene encoding dephospho-CoA kinase (Dephospho-CoA kinase (CoaE) performs the final step in coenzyme A biosynthesis.), which yields MAIIIGLSGGIASGKTTVANLFNEHFNIDIVDADIVARKVVALGSNGLKQIIAHFGEVILLEDGTLDRSKLRELIFSDPKEKQWLNDLLHPMIRDKIDSDLSKVTSPYALLVAPLLVENQMQGMTDRVLIVDVPVEVQIERTMSRDNVSRKQVESILKSQASREQRLAVADDVIKNHTKNQELLPQITDLHQKYLAISAVDGSE from the coding sequence ATGGCAATTATTATCGGATTAAGCGGTGGGATCGCCAGCGGTAAAACCACAGTAGCCAACCTGTTCAATGAGCATTTCAATATTGATATTGTCGATGCTGATATCGTGGCACGCAAAGTGGTGGCGTTGGGCAGTAACGGCTTAAAGCAGATAATCGCTCATTTTGGTGAGGTTATCTTGCTTGAAGATGGAACACTCGACCGCAGTAAACTGCGTGAGCTGATCTTCTCCGATCCTAAAGAGAAACAGTGGCTCAATGACCTTCTTCACCCAATGATTCGCGACAAAATTGACAGTGACCTGTCTAAAGTCACATCCCCTTATGCTTTATTAGTCGCACCGCTATTGGTTGAAAACCAAATGCAAGGCATGACCGATCGCGTATTAATCGTTGATGTGCCGGTAGAAGTGCAAATAGAACGTACGATGAGTCGCGATAATGTTTCTAGGAAACAAGTTGAATCAATATTAAAATCACAGGCATCAAGAGAACAGCGCTTAGCAGTTGCAGATGACGTGATTAAAAACCATACTAAAAACCAAGAACTTTTGCCTCAAATCACAGATTTACATCAAAAGTATCTGGCAATCAGTGCTGTAGATGGGTCAGAATAG
- the zapD gene encoding cell division protein ZapD, protein MITHKFEHPLNEKTRIYLRVESLLRQLHLSSAFSDAQQYQLFFRSIFDLIEIFEQIQLKSELAKDIEKQRVTYKSWLDVEGVDQEMLTSLLNDISHIYRELMQAERFGQSLKEDRFLSAIRQRFNLPGGSCCFDLPALHYWLHLPLDKRVRDAKTWMDSLQPLYEALTLWLKLTRETGHFKDQIARTGFFQSDADEANILRLSIPMQYGAYPMISGHKNRFAIKFMSFETGQACTQDIEFELAICS, encoded by the coding sequence ATGATCACCCACAAATTTGAACATCCTCTAAATGAGAAAACACGCATTTACTTAAGAGTTGAATCACTCTTGAGGCAGTTACACCTGTCTTCTGCATTTTCCGATGCTCAACAGTATCAACTCTTTTTCCGTTCTATCTTTGATCTGATTGAAATCTTCGAACAGATACAACTTAAGAGCGAACTCGCAAAAGATATTGAGAAACAGCGTGTAACCTATAAAAGTTGGTTAGATGTTGAAGGTGTCGATCAAGAGATGCTGACATCATTGCTCAATGATATTAGCCATATCTATCGTGAATTGATGCAGGCGGAACGTTTTGGGCAATCATTAAAGGAAGACCGCTTCCTTAGCGCCATTCGTCAACGCTTTAACTTGCCAGGTGGCTCATGTTGCTTTGATTTACCGGCTCTACATTATTGGCTTCATCTTCCTCTTGATAAGAGAGTTAGAGATGCTAAGACATGGATGGATAGCCTACAGCCTCTGTATGAAGCATTAACACTATGGTTGAAGCTCACCAGAGAGACTGGTCACTTTAAGGATCAGATCGCTCGTACAGGTTTCTTCCAAAGCGATGCTGATGAAGCGAATATCCTTCGCCTTTCAATTCCAATGCAGTACGGTGCCTACCCGATGATCTCGGGACATAAAAACCGTTTCGCTATTAAATTTATGAGCTTTGAAAC